One Penaeus chinensis breed Huanghai No. 1 unplaced genomic scaffold, ASM1920278v2 CTG_6349, whole genome shotgun sequence genomic region harbors:
- the LOC125024833 gene encoding DNA ligase 1-like has protein sequence LELGLDYDPSKDNYHPINDAFWKQGEETPYMALVNTMKLIEKTNGRLKIIETLANFFRSVIVLSPDDLLCCVYLCLNKIAPAFEGTELGIGENILMRAIAQASRHSIEKIKQDRKQKGDLGIVAEQCHSTERITNMPNLTVKDLFDQLKEIASLAGNDAHGKKIDKIKDIYIACRASESRYLVRSLNGKLRIGLAEKSVLQAIAQAIYLTPPGQKYPPNIINAGKTIGSKQLKKQFEKYGTILSTIYNEFPSYDKIIPILLTEGIEELPKYCSLTPGIPLKSMLAHPTTGISEVLKRFENVKFTCEFKYDGERAQIHLKDDGTINIYSRNQENNTTKYPDVISILRNVLGKDVKSCIIDAEVVAWDKENQQILPFQVLSTRKRKGVNEKDLKVHICIFPFDLLYLNGESLVKKSFEIRRTLLRNNFKEKEGRFIFAKNMDSTNTEDIEEFMEESLKEKCEGLMIKSLDVNAIYDIGKRSHKWLKLKKDYLNRMGDTIDVVVIGGYLGQGKRTGQYGKFLVACYDETKDKFQSLCKIGTGFTEQNLQECSTLFQQYIVEKPMTNYSYENGTGPDHWFKPVKVWEIKCADLSLSPIYKAAVGLVDPEKGISLRFPRFVRIRDDKNPKEITNAVQIADLYNNQYQMKNNKK, from the exons CTGGAACTTGGGCTAGATTATGATCCTTCTAAGGACAATTATCATCCCATTAACGATGCCTTCTGGAAGCAGGGTGAAGA GACACCTTATATGGCTCTAGTCAACACTATGAAATTGATTGAAAAAACAAACGGTCGTTTGAAGATTATTGAGACATTGGCAAATTTCTTCAGATCTGTTATTGTCTTGTCTCCAGATGATTTATTATGTTGTGTCTACCTATGTCTCAATAAAATAGCACCTGCCTTTGAAG gCACCGAGCTGGGTATAGGAGAAAATATTCTTATGCGAGCAATTGCCCAAGCTTCAAGACATAGTATTGAGAAGATTAAACaagatagaaaacagaaaggTGATCTCGGTATTGTTGCTGAACAATGCCATTCGACTGAAAGAATCACAAATATGCCAAATTTGACAGTAAAAGATCTCTTTGACCAGCTGAAAGAAATTGCATCTCTAGCTGGCAATGAT GCTCACGGTAAAAAGATTGACaagataaaggatatatatattgcctgtcgAGCTTCCGAATCCCGTTATCTTGTCCGATCTCTCAATGGAAAACTTCGCATTGGTTTGGCCGAGAAGTCGGTTCTGCAG gccaTAGCCCAAGCTATCTACCTTACACCTCCAGGTCAAAAATATCCACCGAATATTATTAATGCGGGCAAAACAATAGGTTcaaaacagttaaaaaaacaatttgaaaagTACGGTACAATACTAAGCACGATCTACAA TGAATTCCCTTCATATGATAAGATCATACCAATCCTTTTAACCGAAGGGATTGAGGAACTCCCCAAATACTGCTCCCTTACCCCTGGAATTCCATTGAAATCGATGTTAGCTCATCCTACTACTGGAATTTCTGAAGTCTTGAAGCGTTTTGAGAATGTCAAGTTTACTTGTGAATTCAAGTATGATGGGGAGAgagcacag atccaTTTAAAGGATGATggtacaatcaatatatatagtagGAATCAAGAAAATAACACAACCAAATATCCCGATGTTATTTCCATCTTGAGAAATGTATTGGGAAAAGATGTTAAATCATGTATCATTGACGCGGAGGTTGTGGCTTGGGATAAAGAAAACCAGCAAATCTTACCCTTCCAAGTCCTAAGtaccagaaagagaaag ggtgttaatgaaaaggatctcaaagtacacatatgtatatttccctttgatttgctttatctgaATGGCGAATCACTGGTCAAGAAGTCATTCGAGATACGTCGTACTCTATTACGAAATaattttaaagagaaagaagggagatttaTCTTTGCAAAGAATATGGACTCCACTAATACAGAAGATATTGAAGAATTTATGGAGGAATCCCTTAAAG AAAAATGTGAGGGTCTCATGATCAAATCTCTGGATGTGAATGCTATTTACGATATAGGAAAACGATCACACAAATGGTTAAAATTGAAGAAGGACTACCTTAATAGA ATGGGGGATACAATTGATGTTGTGGTCATTGGAGGCTATTTAGGCCAAGGCAAGCGCACTGGGCAATATGGAAAGTTTCTTGTAGCTTGCTATGATGAAACTAAAGACAAATTCCAGTCTTTGTGCAag ATTGGTACGGGTTTTACAGAACAAAATTTACAAGAATGTTCTACCCTTTTCCAACAATACATTGTAGAAAAACCAATGACTAATTATAG TTATGAAAATGGTACTGGTCCTGATCACTGGTTTAAGCCTGTGAAAGTTTGGGAGATTAAGTGTGCAGATCTTTCCCTTTCACCTATATACAAAGCTGCAGTAGGACTG GTTGATCCAGAAAAGGGCATTTCTTTGAGATTTCCAAGATTTGTAAGAATTCGTGATGATAAAAATCCTAAAGAAATCACAAATGCAGTacag attgCAGACCTCTACAATAACCAATaccagatgaaaaataataagaaataa